A stretch of the Acidobacteriota bacterium genome encodes the following:
- a CDS encoding YfhO family protein — protein MPPSDMTGKLIGLNRFSKFKTEAAAMLCIAVFFVLFFWPATLKGMLLVFSDSLVYSYPMRVVAFDALRQGSLPLWTPTIYSGYPLLSMAQLGLGYPLTWFYLVLPGYWAEQIYVLAPFLLTPIFTYAFLRQINCSRAASLMAGLSFTYGGLMAGGLGHNGMFNNPVMWLPLMLIAIERARTGRFWLCMVGVALAYSMCVLTGIGQAFLYAGLIAIGYAAFVSFVVAPAESHLQSEVSESSFALRPGSRLRPLRPLLACLGGMLLAAGVSAFQILETMQAQRLSMRRELSYATFSQGGFTPLGTLKTFLAPIHNLNWEASPYIAAMAFVFAMIAIFAAFRSPSPHRRIFFWLGLALLGWLLMMGDNTPLSRWSFHIPVYNRFRLPWRHTFEWSLAVSVLAAFGLDVLKHWLDRKSAESQIRRREILAGLILVTNLMAVGIGWWRASGLKLAAGESLLKRGHTIQLVTMSEHAWWNWKLGFTVAALVAVVWCLRMAASVWRSVLLTMTVMTACFLEGFMLVSFWWYPNAKPASYYQSGSAAIQYLKQFPPEQNRIYTDASNYFPLNLAFAEMNDLTAPLGFHNAAGYEPLMLQRYSKAFDEQGLYYLPYTPWLGAPIDRQLLSPNWRVLDLLNTRFIVEFSASRSQIYKKDGIVHAGEQTGIDLPKGASVVMTGASQVDTLSLVSTMAFATDLPQGAPIARFTFHTKDGRTIEQYLKAGLHTAEWAHERASVKAEAKHSLPLVFESRPGDEQNSFPSLSYAAKLPLGEKLDVERFEIKNLSDHASLLISRIALYDSETERAIAPAFKLPDQWQKIYDHDLTQIYENTRVMPRVWLASRAEAISSDEAFKRIRGQSDTPFNPKEVALLEAPPNALTGLTGEKLGEDSFARIVHYEANKLEIETKADQPAVLVASEINYPGWQTTIDGKPAESYAADYLLRGLLLSAGTHQIEMKYTAPAARRGAVISAMSLLLILGLMIRAGRAA, from the coding sequence ATGCCTCCTTCAGACATGACTGGAAAACTCATTGGCCTAAACCGATTCAGCAAATTCAAAACAGAGGCCGCGGCGATGTTGTGTATCGCTGTGTTCTTTGTTTTGTTCTTTTGGCCTGCGACGCTAAAAGGAATGTTGCTGGTCTTCAGCGATTCGCTGGTTTATTCATATCCAATGCGCGTTGTGGCGTTTGATGCTCTTCGACAGGGTTCTTTGCCGTTGTGGACGCCAACAATTTATTCAGGCTATCCGCTGCTTTCGATGGCGCAACTTGGATTGGGATACCCGCTGACATGGTTTTATCTGGTGCTCCCGGGTTACTGGGCAGAACAGATTTATGTGCTTGCGCCGTTTTTACTGACGCCGATATTCACGTATGCATTCTTGCGTCAAATCAATTGCAGCCGTGCGGCTTCTCTGATGGCTGGGCTGAGCTTCACGTATGGTGGATTGATGGCGGGCGGACTTGGGCACAACGGCATGTTTAACAATCCAGTGATGTGGTTGCCGTTGATGCTGATTGCGATTGAACGCGCGCGGACCGGGCGGTTTTGGCTTTGTATGGTTGGGGTTGCCCTTGCTTACTCGATGTGCGTGCTAACCGGCATTGGTCAGGCGTTTTTGTATGCAGGGTTAATCGCCATCGGTTATGCGGCGTTTGTTTCTTTCGTGGTAGCTCCGGCGGAAAGCCATTTGCAATCTGAAGTTTCCGAATCATCGTTTGCCTTGCGCCCAGGTTCCAGGCTTCGCCCTCTACGCCCGTTGCTCGCTTGCCTGGGAGGAATGCTATTGGCTGCAGGCGTTTCGGCCTTTCAAATTCTGGAAACCATGCAAGCCCAGCGGTTAAGCATGCGCCGCGAGTTGTCGTATGCCACTTTCAGCCAGGGCGGATTCACGCCGCTGGGAACGCTGAAAACCTTTCTCGCACCAATTCACAATTTGAATTGGGAAGCCTCGCCCTACATTGCCGCGATGGCGTTCGTTTTTGCCATGATCGCCATTTTTGCGGCATTTCGCTCGCCCTCTCCACATCGCAGAATTTTTTTCTGGCTGGGATTGGCGCTATTGGGCTGGTTGTTGATGATGGGTGACAACACGCCGCTATCGCGCTGGTCGTTTCATATTCCGGTTTACAACCGTTTTCGCTTGCCGTGGCGACATACGTTCGAATGGTCGCTGGCCGTCAGCGTGTTGGCAGCGTTTGGCTTGGATGTGTTGAAACACTGGCTGGATCGTAAATCAGCGGAAAGCCAGATTCGGCGAAGAGAGATTCTGGCTGGATTGATTCTGGTGACCAACTTGATGGCCGTCGGCATCGGATGGTGGCGAGCTTCCGGGTTGAAACTCGCTGCCGGCGAATCGCTGTTGAAACGGGGCCACACCATTCAACTGGTGACGATGTCGGAACACGCCTGGTGGAATTGGAAGTTGGGGTTCACAGTGGCGGCGTTGGTTGCGGTTGTCTGGTGTTTGCGAATGGCGGCTTCGGTTTGGCGCAGTGTGCTGTTGACAATGACCGTCATGACTGCCTGTTTTTTAGAAGGCTTCATGCTGGTTTCGTTCTGGTGGTATCCAAATGCGAAACCAGCCAGCTATTACCAATCCGGGTCCGCTGCGATTCAATATCTGAAACAATTCCCGCCAGAGCAGAATCGAATTTACACCGACGCATCGAATTACTTCCCCTTAAATCTGGCCTTTGCGGAAATGAACGACCTGACAGCCCCACTGGGATTTCACAACGCCGCCGGATACGAACCATTGATGCTGCAACGATACAGCAAAGCCTTTGACGAACAAGGGTTGTATTACCTGCCGTATACGCCGTGGCTTGGCGCGCCGATAGATCGTCAGTTGTTGTCGCCGAACTGGCGCGTGCTGGATTTGTTGAACACACGCTTCATCGTGGAGTTTTCGGCATCGCGTTCGCAAATTTACAAGAAAGACGGAATCGTACACGCCGGGGAGCAAACCGGAATTGACTTGCCCAAAGGCGCTTCGGTCGTGATGACCGGAGCGTCACAAGTGGACACCTTGTCGCTGGTCAGTACGATGGCGTTTGCGACAGATTTGCCACAGGGCGCTCCCATAGCGCGATTCACCTTTCACACCAAAGACGGGCGCACGATTGAACAATACTTGAAAGCCGGTTTACACACCGCCGAATGGGCACACGAACGCGCCAGTGTAAAAGCCGAAGCCAAACACAGTTTGCCGCTTGTGTTTGAAAGTCGCCCTGGTGACGAACAAAACAGCTTCCCCTCTCTCAGCTATGCGGCCAAACTTCCGCTGGGGGAAAAGCTGGATGTGGAACGATTCGAGATAAAGAATCTGTCCGATCATGCCTCGCTGCTGATCAGCCGCATTGCGCTTTATGATTCGGAAACGGAACGGGCAATTGCGCCCGCGTTCAAACTCCCTGATCAGTGGCAGAAAATTTACGACCACGACCTGACACAAATTTATGAAAATACTCGTGTGATGCCTCGCGTCTGGCTGGCCTCGCGCGCCGAAGCCATTAGTAGTGACGAAGCTTTCAAACGGATTCGAGGTCAAAGCGACACTCCATTCAATCCGAAAGAAGTTGCCCTGCTCGAAGCTCCGCCGAACGCCTTAACCGGCTTGACGGGAGAAAAGCTTGGTGAAGATTCGTTTGCGCGCATAGTTCATTACGAAGCTAACAAGCTGGAAATCGAAACCAAAGCCGACCAGCCCGCCGTGCTGGTTGCCAGCGAAATCAACTATCCCGGTTGGCAAACAACGATTGATGGGAAACCTGCTGAGAGTTATGCGGCCGATTATCTGTTACGCGGATTGCTGCTGTCGGCAGGAACTCACCAGATTGAAATGAAATACACAGCTCCGGCAGCACGCAGGGGAGCGGTGATTTCAGCCATGAGTTTGTTGTTGATCCTCGGATTGATGATCAGGGCTGGTCGAGCCGCTTAA
- a CDS encoding beta galactosidase jelly roll domain-containing protein has product MRIVIATVVLTFACFQLLKPSTSTAHFQSVQTKTWTIALEEPTGIYRRDNEVVTVKLNFAAGEARAGQLSVVSYDGREVLSQLVVNETHRDGSIKTAELMFPATIVPGERPEFRLVTTSAESGKQPPEGGTPNMTARRLGVGRVELTNNRFGVMINLGLENTEPALIAAFNKSAGEQRMLNLIDTSPDVAEPLNFGKKSSGFGTFLSDQPRNGAFDHVEILESGPLRARVRLTGAKFGNSRETWEFIWHANSTALLWRSSIESAEANSTYGYFFSSVSATPYEPFTRWMEGSEQTKFPDGWEVDNPPDHPISPNEFADLPGKHLVYYQREQNYGAIGFYELDASLDWHGVGSRQFYAATKLAGGKRSSEIAIAFPTWKGTVTVLEARKEYRKFIQPILAVRSSQFAVRSSPQPQISNHQFETLQTRPVSELRQVASEQLLSFDLGGAWKLNWAEKSEGEKQGFYRAEFDDSAWRSVQVPGTVHTQILESPKFYTREAEWISEKEWWYRRKFTVNPTVGEKRLWLRFDATDYYADIYLNGELLGRHEGYMDPYEFDVTDKLRRDGGNTLAVRVWTPVSYYWRHRPYTIKGSYGAVDQKPDNITPLGITRSVKLIARGAAKIEDVAVDTRLNKDGSADVIVDLKLHSIEPTEANLDLSLTPRNFSAPDGITVQITESLAEAGMTHRLKLHVEKPELWWTWDHGKPNLYTLDARLMIGGVLSDQTSMAVGIREIEHIDWKFYLNGKRMFIRGTNFYYNLFQSEVHRADYERDFKLMLGMNINMIRLHCNFSNPEFYDLADESGVLIFQDFLEAAYPEDRDFSLKAARLYDPLIRYVRNHPAIAMWATSDEESLENYRDLTKHLEPRLYALDPQRRMVQRSTGRYGDGHIYEGWYGGTIWAYAQTNEKFISELGATALPNYDSIMKFLPNHWPIKDHEEEWIFRKLQIPEAMRAWGSPEGMTLKEYIPQTQDYVARLFQLAIERMRRIKYKPAGGILHFHAIDLWPSVTMAAVDFYRQPTKAYLTVQRSFQMVLPTFAYDRDTWQTGDEIKTELWLVNDHWFAVPNATVSWRVENAAKQIVASGGAPQKVTLDPDSSSKLMDVHFKAAAPGKYSLWAKVADEHGKTISENNYDFLVKQKTN; this is encoded by the coding sequence ATGCGAATCGTCATTGCCACTGTCGTGTTGACATTCGCCTGCTTCCAGCTTCTCAAACCTTCAACCTCCACCGCACATTTTCAAAGCGTTCAAACAAAAACCTGGACGATCGCGCTGGAAGAGCCAACCGGCATTTACCGCCGCGACAATGAAGTTGTCACCGTCAAACTGAATTTTGCCGCCGGAGAAGCGCGCGCCGGACAGTTGTCTGTTGTGTCATACGATGGGCGCGAAGTCCTTTCGCAACTTGTCGTCAACGAAACCCACAGAGATGGTTCGATCAAAACTGCGGAATTGATGTTTCCGGCAACAATTGTTCCCGGCGAACGACCGGAGTTTCGTTTGGTTACAACAAGCGCCGAGTCCGGAAAGCAGCCGCCTGAAGGCGGAACTCCAAACATGACTGCTCGCCGCTTGGGAGTTGGCCGAGTCGAACTGACCAATAATCGCTTCGGGGTGATGATCAATCTGGGTTTGGAAAACACCGAACCGGCTCTCATTGCAGCATTCAACAAATCGGCGGGCGAACAGCGAATGCTGAATCTGATTGACACTTCGCCGGATGTCGCCGAACCGTTGAACTTTGGAAAAAAAAGCTCTGGTTTCGGCACATTCCTCAGCGACCAGCCTCGCAACGGCGCGTTCGATCATGTCGAGATTCTGGAATCCGGTCCGCTTCGCGCTCGCGTGCGTTTGACGGGGGCAAAGTTTGGCAACAGCCGGGAAACCTGGGAATTTATCTGGCACGCCAACAGTACCGCGCTACTTTGGCGGTCGAGCATCGAATCCGCTGAAGCCAATTCAACTTACGGCTACTTCTTTTCCTCTGTTTCCGCCACGCCGTACGAACCGTTTACCCGTTGGATGGAAGGTTCCGAACAAACCAAGTTTCCCGACGGCTGGGAAGTGGACAATCCGCCCGATCACCCAATTTCGCCCAATGAGTTTGCCGACTTGCCCGGCAAACATTTGGTGTATTACCAGCGCGAACAAAATTACGGAGCAATAGGATTTTACGAACTGGATGCTTCGCTTGATTGGCACGGCGTGGGTTCCAGGCAGTTTTACGCCGCAACCAAATTGGCTGGCGGCAAACGCTCGTCGGAAATAGCGATTGCCTTTCCGACCTGGAAAGGAACTGTGACGGTGTTGGAAGCGCGAAAGGAGTATCGAAAGTTCATTCAGCCGATTCTGGCAGTTCGCAGTTCACAGTTCGCAGTTCGCAGTTCGCCACAACCTCAAATCTCCAACCACCAGTTTGAAACTCTGCAAACGCGGCCAGTCAGCGAACTCAGGCAGGTGGCAAGTGAGCAACTTTTGAGCTTCGATCTTGGCGGCGCTTGGAAATTGAACTGGGCGGAAAAATCCGAAGGCGAAAAGCAGGGATTTTATCGCGCTGAGTTTGACGATTCGGCATGGCGCTCGGTGCAGGTTCCCGGCACGGTTCATACCCAGATTCTGGAGTCGCCGAAGTTTTACACGCGCGAAGCCGAATGGATCAGCGAAAAGGAGTGGTGGTATCGCCGTAAATTCACCGTGAATCCGACGGTTGGCGAAAAACGATTGTGGCTGCGATTTGATGCGACGGATTATTATGCCGATATTTATTTGAATGGCGAATTGCTGGGCAGGCACGAAGGATACATGGATCCGTACGAATTCGACGTGACAGACAAGTTGCGACGCGATGGCGGAAACACATTGGCCGTTCGCGTGTGGACGCCGGTCAGTTATTACTGGCGGCATCGCCCTTACACGATTAAAGGATCGTATGGGGCGGTGGATCAAAAACCGGACAACATTACTCCACTCGGAATTACGCGATCAGTCAAACTGATCGCTCGCGGCGCAGCAAAAATCGAAGACGTTGCGGTGGACACTCGATTGAATAAAGACGGCAGCGCCGATGTCATCGTTGACCTGAAATTGCATTCCATCGAACCCACTGAAGCCAATCTCGACCTTTCCCTGACACCGCGAAACTTTTCCGCTCCGGATGGAATTACAGTACAAATAACGGAATCGCTGGCGGAAGCTGGAATGACCCATCGCTTGAAGCTGCACGTTGAAAAGCCGGAGCTTTGGTGGACTTGGGATCACGGCAAACCGAATCTGTACACACTGGATGCCCGCTTGATGATTGGCGGCGTGCTTTCAGATCAAACTTCGATGGCCGTGGGCATTCGGGAAATCGAACACATTGATTGGAAGTTTTACTTGAACGGCAAGCGAATGTTCATTCGCGGGACGAATTTTTACTACAACCTGTTTCAGTCCGAAGTTCATCGCGCAGATTACGAGCGCGATTTCAAATTGATGCTGGGGATGAACATCAACATGATCCGACTGCATTGCAACTTCAGCAATCCGGAGTTTTACGATCTGGCGGATGAATCCGGCGTGTTGATCTTTCAGGATTTCCTGGAGGCGGCTTATCCAGAAGACCGCGACTTCAGTTTGAAAGCGGCGCGCCTGTACGACCCGCTGATTCGATACGTTCGCAATCATCCTGCCATCGCAATGTGGGCGACCAGCGACGAAGAATCGCTGGAAAATTACCGCGACCTGACCAAACATCTTGAGCCGCGATTGTACGCGCTTGATCCGCAGCGGCGAATGGTGCAGCGTTCCACTGGCCGATATGGCGACGGACATATTTACGAAGGCTGGTACGGCGGAACGATCTGGGCGTATGCGCAGACGAACGAAAAGTTCATTTCGGAACTCGGCGCGACGGCCCTGCCGAATTACGACAGCATCATGAAGTTTTTGCCGAATCATTGGCCGATCAAAGACCACGAAGAAGAATGGATTTTCCGCAAGCTGCAAATCCCCGAAGCGATGCGCGCCTGGGGTTCGCCGGAAGGAATGACGCTCAAGGAATACATTCCGCAAACACAGGATTATGTCGCCCGGTTATTTCAACTGGCGATTGAACGCATGCGCCGCATCAAGTACAAACCCGCGGGCGGCATACTGCACTTTCACGCGATTGATTTGTGGCCTTCGGTGACAATGGCTGCGGTGGATTTTTATCGCCAACCGACCAAGGCGTATTTGACCGTGCAACGTTCGTTTCAAATGGTCTTGCCTACCTTCGCGTATGATCGCGACACGTGGCAAACCGGCGACGAAATCAAAACCGAATTGTGGTTGGTCAACGATCACTGGTTCGCCGTGCCAAACGCAACAGTAAGCTGGCGAGTGGAAAACGCTGCGAAACAGATTGTCGCATCCGGCGGAGCGCCGCAAAAGGTCACGCTTGATCCTGACTCTTCGTCGAAGCTGATGGATGTCCACTTCAAAGCTGCCGCACCCGGCAAGTATTCGCTCTGGGCAAAAGTGGCGGACGAACACGGCAAAACGATTTCCGAAAACAACTACGATTTTTTGGTTAAGCAAAAGACAAATTAG
- a CDS encoding MBL fold metallo-hydrolase, which produces MKRFCSVFFVLWFGLLIQSAPTALAQDQIPPNPVVLLRVGQDQAKALKIHDHIFQAIGFGNTFMVTTSEGNVIIDTSLPFNSALHKRLLTAENAGPIKYIILTHGHGDHTGGVPAWKQPGTQIIAQKNHVEFEHYMTRLNGFYALRNAAQFALAIPKPNAWPGNYGAKIEPTILFDDKYEFELGGVKFVVMATPGETYDHATVWIPQYKTAFVGDNYYDSFPNIYTLRGTQPRWALDYVNSLNKVLDLKPEIVLPSHGLPIVGNAEIVKRLTRYRDAIQYVHDETVKGMNAGKDVWTLMNEIKLPAALDIGESYGKLSWSVRGIYEGYVGWFDLNPATMYEKPPSSVYPDLVKLAGGAEAVAKLAMERAQAGKAVDALHLSDIALTIEATNKIALEAKLKALESLRDHCGNSNERGWLDFSINQVKLKLGEKK; this is translated from the coding sequence ATGAAACGTTTCTGCTCCGTGTTTTTTGTTCTGTGGTTTGGGTTGTTGATTCAATCCGCCCCCACCGCGTTGGCGCAAGACCAAATTCCGCCAAACCCTGTCGTGCTGTTGCGCGTTGGCCAGGATCAAGCAAAGGCGCTGAAAATCCACGACCACATTTTTCAGGCCATCGGTTTTGGCAACACCTTTATGGTCACCACCAGCGAAGGCAACGTCATCATTGATACGTCCCTGCCGTTCAATTCGGCGCTGCACAAACGATTGCTGACAGCGGAAAACGCCGGGCCGATCAAATACATCATCCTGACGCACGGTCACGGCGATCACACCGGAGGCGTTCCGGCCTGGAAACAACCCGGCACGCAAATCATCGCGCAAAAAAATCACGTCGAGTTTGAACATTACATGACGCGACTGAACGGCTTTTACGCCTTGCGCAACGCGGCGCAATTCGCGTTGGCAATTCCCAAGCCGAACGCTTGGCCGGGAAATTATGGCGCGAAGATCGAACCGACGATCCTGTTCGATGACAAATACGAATTTGAACTCGGCGGGGTGAAGTTCGTCGTGATGGCGACACCGGGTGAAACCTACGACCACGCCACAGTCTGGATTCCGCAATACAAAACCGCATTTGTCGGCGACAACTATTACGATTCCTTCCCGAACATTTACACCTTGCGCGGAACCCAGCCGCGTTGGGCGCTGGATTACGTCAATTCGCTGAACAAGGTGTTGGACTTGAAACCGGAGATCGTTTTGCCATCGCACGGATTGCCGATTGTCGGAAACGCCGAAATCGTCAAACGGCTGACGCGGTATCGGGACGCCATTCAATACGTTCATGACGAAACCGTCAAAGGCATGAACGCGGGCAAAGATGTCTGGACGCTGATGAACGAGATCAAGCTGCCTGCTGCGTTGGACATCGGCGAAAGCTACGGCAAATTGAGTTGGTCCGTGCGCGGGATTTACGAAGGTTACGTGGGCTGGTTCGATTTGAATCCGGCGACGATGTATGAAAAACCGCCTTCTTCTGTATATCCCGATTTGGTCAAGCTGGCGGGCGGCGCGGAAGCCGTAGCCAAATTGGCAATGGAACGCGCGCAGGCCGGGAAAGCCGTGGACGCTTTACACTTGAGCGATATTGCGTTGACGATCGAAGCAACAAACAAAATTGCGCTCGAAGCCAAGCTGAAAGCGCTGGAAAGTTTGCGCGATCATTGTGGCAACAGCAACGAACGCGGCTGGCTGGATTTCAGCATCAACCAGGTCAAACTCAAACTCGGCGAAAAGAAATGA
- a CDS encoding carboxypeptidase regulatory-like domain-containing protein, with translation MKTFRVISAFAVWMCLSSSVINVSAQDRGSITGRVVSETGKPLVNIQVSLSAPGNNSRPTSTDAEGNFQFNGLMDQTYTIFASPAHGYISKPLPAEERGKRYRPGDSLTVTMAKGGVITGQVTDSNGNPVICIPISLIRVRDGEGNKQNTPVSGPLRSTDDRGIYRIYGLQPGTYIVAANSTGTSGMINVQQQFSPYHGQVPTYYPSATRDTATEVQVNLGSEVSGIDIRFRGETGRTISGKVVGGEALNSNSQASVSLIHAVTEVQIGHDLARPNAGQSVFSIQGIPDGEYILTATRGNYDSDEIVRSEPRGITVKGTDIIGLTVTMTPMAVIGGRVVVEKSPTVCDPKLPTNFRDVSLTAWFTEKTGNPLNLLPRFAVRGTAADQNGNFKINNLTPGLQRLKVASRNENWFVKSISGATRSAIAADLVRSGLALKPGDRLARVTVTLTDGAAGVSGKLSAASEGEKLPPRMRVHLLPAEPAAAENLLRYFEVTTTNGAFSFPNVAPGKYWLLAKAVPENEPADRPALPAAWNAAERAELRKEAETAKTEIELKSCQRVTDQILKLSLPTK, from the coding sequence ATGAAGACATTTCGCGTAATCTCAGCGTTCGCCGTCTGGATGTGCTTATCGTCCTCGGTAATCAATGTTTCGGCTCAAGACCGCGGTTCGATTACAGGGCGCGTTGTCAGCGAAACCGGCAAACCGCTGGTCAATATTCAGGTTTCACTTAGCGCGCCGGGCAATAATTCACGTCCGACCTCAACGGACGCCGAAGGTAATTTTCAGTTCAATGGGTTGATGGATCAAACATACACGATATTCGCGAGCCCGGCGCACGGATACATTTCAAAACCATTACCGGCTGAAGAACGCGGCAAACGATACAGACCCGGCGACAGCCTCACTGTTACGATGGCAAAAGGCGGCGTCATCACCGGCCAAGTCACGGATTCAAACGGCAACCCGGTCATCTGCATTCCGATTTCATTGATCCGCGTCCGCGATGGCGAAGGCAACAAACAAAATACTCCGGTTTCCGGCCCGCTACGCTCAACCGACGACCGGGGCATTTATCGGATTTACGGCTTGCAGCCAGGTACGTACATCGTCGCGGCAAATTCAACCGGCACAAGCGGAATGATCAATGTGCAGCAACAGTTCTCGCCTTATCACGGGCAAGTGCCGACCTACTACCCATCGGCGACGCGCGACACGGCAACGGAAGTTCAAGTCAATCTTGGTAGCGAAGTCAGCGGCATAGACATCCGCTTTCGCGGCGAAACCGGACGAACCATCAGCGGCAAGGTGGTCGGGGGCGAAGCCCTGAACTCAAACAGCCAGGCTAGTGTTTCGTTGATTCACGCCGTCACCGAGGTGCAGATTGGCCATGACCTAGCGCGGCCAAATGCAGGCCAGTCCGTGTTTTCCATTCAGGGAATTCCGGATGGCGAATACATCCTGACGGCGACACGCGGCAATTACGACTCCGACGAAATTGTGCGTTCGGAACCGCGCGGCATCACGGTTAAGGGAACGGACATCATCGGTCTGACAGTGACAATGACGCCAATGGCGGTTATCGGCGGGCGGGTTGTGGTGGAAAAATCGCCCACGGTTTGCGACCCCAAACTGCCCACCAATTTCCGCGACGTTTCGCTGACGGCTTGGTTCACCGAAAAAACTGGTAACCCTTTGAACCTGCTACCGCGCTTTGCAGTTCGGGGGACAGCCGCTGACCAAAACGGCAATTTCAAAATCAATAACCTGACTCCCGGACTTCAGCGGCTGAAAGTCGCTTCGCGCAATGAAAACTGGTTTGTGAAATCCATCAGTGGCGCAACCAGGTCGGCCATTGCTGCCGATCTGGTGCGCAGCGGATTGGCATTGAAACCGGGCGACCGGCTGGCCAGAGTTACAGTCACGCTCACCGATGGCGCAGCCGGAGTCAGCGGCAAGCTCTCCGCCGCAAGCGAAGGCGAAAAACTGCCGCCGCGAATGCGCGTCCATTTGCTTCCGGCGGAACCGGCTGCGGCGGAAAACCTGCTGCGCTATTTTGAAGTGACGACCACCAACGGCGCATTCAGTTTCCCGAACGTCGCCCCGGGCAAATACTGGTTGCTGGCCAAAGCCGTCCCGGAGAATGAACCGGCAGATCGCCCGGCGTTGCCAGCGGCCTGGAACGCTGCCGAACGCGCCGAGCTCCGCAAAGAAGCGGAAACCGCCAAAACCGAAATTGAATTGAAATCATGCCAGCGCGTCACGGATCAAATTTTGAAGCTTTCGCTCCCGACGAAATAG
- a CDS encoding carboxypeptidase regulatory-like domain-containing protein produces MFNRIFTVLVFALLTSLAWAQNPKKETATVSGTVTLNGSPMRNVVVSLQVQNQPGSQHPARAKTDGDGRFRFTDVAAGQYLISTQTPGFYFTSDSTQNGLPGRVLNVANGETIENIELRLKRGAVITGQVIDENNQPIAEIPVQLSRVGDQLRLPQNMLNFEANKTDDRGIYRLYGLPPGKYQVSVGIALKESYFSVRTRTFIEQTFHPDTTDQTKAKVIELEEGQEASNVDIRIGNLKSAYEISGRVVDSQTGQPVTNANLSMSEIDPARGKPRGWMATGGWRTDINGEFHVTGIRSGQYGIFIRSQSERDEYFSDPVTVEIINKDLSGIEIRAQRGASISGWAIIEGTNDPAILAKRSQIRLSAHSEDNAISTYAISTQVKPDGSFRLVGVPVGNSRLKSFANVSTLSLVRVEQNGVPVKDDTIQTRAGEQINNVRVIFAHTTAAIRGKVTYVGGEPPEEMQLFAYVKKVGSKATDKSSSVDARGYFVIEGLLPGQYTLQLSPNYFGTRTPETNKILGRIYAAIQHITVTGNNPIPVTFTIDLTPEGKKQ; encoded by the coding sequence ATGTTCAACCGAATCTTCACTGTGTTGGTTTTCGCTTTGCTGACTTCGCTGGCTTGGGCGCAGAATCCCAAAAAAGAAACCGCCACCGTCAGTGGAACCGTCACGCTCAACGGTTCGCCTATGCGAAACGTCGTCGTCAGTTTGCAGGTGCAAAATCAGCCGGGCTCGCAACACCCTGCGCGAGCCAAAACCGACGGCGACGGGCGGTTCCGGTTTACGGATGTCGCTGCCGGGCAGTATTTGATTAGCACGCAGACGCCGGGCTTTTACTTCACCAGCGATAGCACTCAGAACGGCCTGCCGGGCAGAGTGCTGAATGTGGCCAACGGCGAAACAATCGAAAATATTGAACTTCGGTTGAAACGTGGAGCCGTCATTACTGGCCAGGTGATTGACGAAAACAATCAGCCAATTGCTGAAATACCGGTTCAATTGTCCAGAGTCGGCGACCAATTGCGCCTGCCGCAAAATATGCTGAATTTCGAGGCGAATAAAACCGATGATCGGGGAATTTACCGCCTTTATGGGCTGCCGCCCGGCAAATACCAGGTCAGCGTTGGCATTGCTCTGAAAGAAAGCTATTTTTCGGTAAGAACACGCACGTTCATCGAACAAACGTTTCACCCCGACACGACAGACCAGACAAAAGCCAAAGTCATTGAACTGGAAGAAGGCCAGGAAGCTTCCAATGTGGACATTCGCATCGGCAACCTGAAGAGCGCTTACGAAATTTCCGGGCGGGTCGTTGACAGTCAAACCGGCCAACCCGTCACAAATGCAAACCTGAGCATGAGTGAAATTGATCCTGCCAGGGGTAAGCCGAGAGGTTGGATGGCAACCGGCGGATGGAGAACTGATATAAATGGCGAATTCCATGTGACAGGAATTCGTTCCGGCCAATACGGCATTTTCATTCGCAGTCAGAGCGAGAGAGATGAATATTTCAGTGATCCAGTAACGGTCGAAATCATCAACAAAGATTTGTCAGGAATCGAAATTCGCGCGCAACGCGGCGCTTCAATCAGCGGCTGGGCCATCATCGAAGGAACAAACGATCCTGCAATTCTGGCCAAACGCTCGCAAATCCGCTTGAGCGCACATTCAGAAGACAACGCAATTTCTACTTACGCAATTTCTACGCAGGTGAAACCGGATGGAAGTTTCCGGCTTGTCGGCGTTCCGGTTGGCAATTCGCGGCTGAAATCGTTCGCGAATGTTTCGACGCTGTCCCTGGTTCGCGTGGAACAGAATGGCGTTCCGGTTAAAGACGACACCATTCAAACGCGCGCAGGCGAACAAATCAATAATGTTCGCGTTATTTTTGCGCACACCACGGCGGCAATTCGTGGGAAGGTTACGTACGTCGGCGGCGAACCGCCGGAAGAAATGCAATTGTTCGCTTACGTCAAAAAAGTTGGCAGCAAGGCCACCGACAAAAGCAGCTCCGTGGATGCGCGCGGATATTTTGTGATTGAAGGGTTGTTGCCGGGCCAATACACGCTGCAGCTTTCACCCAACTATTTCGGGACAAGGACTCCGGAAACAAACAAAATTCTCGGGCGAATTTATGCCGCTATCCAGCACATTACAGTCACGGGCAACAATCCAATCCCAGTGACTTTCACCATTGACCTGACTCCGGAGGGCAAAAAGCAATGA